The window TATCAGACTCGAATACAAGTTTAAACCCCTTATTAACTAGTATTGATCCTGACACTAGGTTCTTGCGGATGTCCGGGACATGCAGCACATCCTTCAAAGTGATAGTGACGCCAGACGTCATCATGAGAATCACGTTGCCAATGCCGAGGACCTCGGATGATGCTTGATTCCCCATGTTGATCTTCCTCCCTTCAACAGCAGTGTAGGAGGCAAACTTGCTCCTATCGGAGCAAACATGAGCAGTAGCGCCGGTGTCGATGTACCAGCCGCCCTTGTTGTCAACAATGTTGACTTCTTCAGTGACCACGGCAACGAGGTCATCTTCATTCCAGTCCTTGAACTCTTTCTCAACGACGTGGGCTGccggcttcttcttcttgctgcGGCAGTCTTTGGCAAAGTGGCCAATTTTGCCACACTTGTAGCACTCGCCTTCAAATTTCTTTGCAGGCTGCTTGCCCTTCCCTTTGTCTTTCTGATTTGGGCGGGGGCGTTTGTTGGAGGGTCCGCCCCGCTCCAACAAGTTGGCTTTGGCATCAAGTGGGCTAAAGCCCTTAGCCTTTTGATCGATCTTGCGCACATCCGCTTCAATGCGCAGCTTCACGATCAAGTCTTCAAGACTCATCTTCTTTCGCTTGTGCTTGAGGTAGTGCTTGAAGTCCTTCCAACTAGGAGGAAGCTTCTCAATGAGTATGCACCGCACAAAGTTGTCGGGCAAATTCATCCCTTCAGCCACGAGTCCGTGGATGATCATTTGGAACTCTTGAACTTGTTCCATGACCGGTCTAGAGTCGACCATTTTGTAGTCCATGAACTTGGATACTACAACATGTTCCGTACCGGCAGCATTGTCTATACTATACTTCTTTTCTAGGCTTTCCCACATCTCTTTTGATGTGGTTACAAGGGAGTATACATTGTACAAACTATCATCTAATGCacttagaataaaatttttacaaagatAATCTCCTTTGCGCCATGCTTCATAGTCCGCCATGACCTCAACACTTGTCTCTTGATCACTTGGCGCGGGCGGCTCGTTCTCCGTGAGGAAGTTGGCGATGCCCAATGTTGTCAAGTAGAACAACATCTTTTGGTACCACCTCTTGAAGTCAGCTCCTCCAAATTTAGGTGGTTTTTCGGCGGGTGGCATCATTCTAGGTGCCAAAGGTGCCGCACTTGGTCCTTGGAAGGAACCATTCATGTTGCCCCCGAAGGAGCCAACAACATGGTTGGGCATAGAGCCCCCACCATTCATGTTGGGCGTAGAGCCCGCCATGGTCGCATTGGTCCCGAAGGAGCCAAAGCCCGTGTTGAACCCGAAGGTTCCAACACTCGCATGAGACCCGAAGGCCCCAGCAGTCGCGTGAGACTCGAAGGTCCCCGCATTCGTGTGAGACCCGAAGGCCCCAACACTCGATCCATTAAAGGATCCGAAGGAACCACTAAATGTGGAACCAACCGACCCACTCGAGGTGGATCCACCAGTGAGCCCCTGGGTATTAGTATGCACCCAAGGGGTTGTTGATGAAGATGGATAGAGCCCGGGAGTTGGCATCATCGTGGTGGATGCCATGGTGGAGGAAATgatggcggcggtggtggccgGAGTGGTGGAAGCGGCAGTGTTTGATTCAGTCGACATCTCCAGCAAAGGTGATTATAGTTTCGAAAGTTTTAGTTTCAGTTTTAGGTCCAGATCCCTTCAAAAGCAAGTtatatctcgtcttgcgattGTTGGAGATTTAGGGATTACAAGAAGGAATACAAGAAAAGTAACTGAAACGAAATTACAAATGGAAATTCGAAACTACAAACTGTAAACAGGaaatagccgagtcgaggaggcctctttccgcaagacgagatacgccccggtagtgctcttcggattggcgtttcgtccccaaagataaaacggctacgtctctggtgaagcagcaccgctatcagcagagctccggcgaactggatggaggagagggcagagcttcgacagaagaacaatgcagagagagagagcttatGATGCAGAATGCTTTCTAGTGTTTGATGTGTGTAGAATGCAtggaatggctagcctatttataggctcggTCCACTGCAGGGGGTCAACGGCCATAATGGCCGTCATTAATGCTAGACCGTAACGGTCGTCGGTTACGAGCTGTAACGTTCGGGCGGAGCCGTTACGCGCTCAGAGCTAGAGAGGCTgagtctagaagcttctagattcgtTCACGACGTGGACtatcacgtgtcagccacgttggcttaccgcgtcatactgacgaggtggcatcccgcttggctcgctgacgtggaaacggtggtggtctaaaaagaactagacccACTAGACTTGGGCCAAGCCCGCAACTAGGCCCAAGCACCAAGCCCACGACCAGGCCCAAAGAACAGCCCAAAGACCaacccaaagaccaattgccaagatccaaggacaagggcacgggcacgggcgggctcgggctcgggctcgcGGCTCGCGGCTCGCGGCGGGGCGGGCGgcgcgcgcgtgtgggctcttacagcccatcttagtccactataattattacatgtaataatccttcttattaaatactagtttaataaggttgtaactttcaatgtgggataattaactctcttaattattccctaagcttctctcatagctcattaagtttgcaattttgcacaactttaatccattatttctcactcaccgggaatcggatttgagaaaataaatataccacggtcatctactccgaacgtagatcgacactatattatttaatttcacaaaattaaatatctcgttgaaattataattggtcaaagttcattgaccgggcatagattccaacaaccaaccctagggtccttagattataaataggcgctgaaattaataaaagaatcaTCGAGAATTCACCTACTtttctgttttctttattttatcatcgCAAACCTTAGTTGTCGACGGGATTTCGCCTCCCGTGACTTCGTGCTATTGTTAACGGCATCACGTTGAGAGGAAGACTCTTAACAATGTAACACTGTTGAATCAATCTTATgcttaattatatagtactgaCAGTGTAAAACAAACACGATCTAGCAAAATATGTAAGCCTAATGTCAAatattgattgaaaaaatgGACCTCCACGCTCCttcataagagcatccgcaatggtcggctagcgaccggctagccgattcgtcagcgctagccgatcggctaccCGAACCATCGTAATCGGCGAGGGCGATTTCGGCACAGCGGATCGGCGTAAGGCGCGAAGGCCCGATCGCTTGTCGCCGGGCCGAAGCGCTTAGCCGATCaagctagccgccattgtggaggcTCCGATCggcggcgatgaggagtagagtggcggggctcgtgtgttgaagccctttttttttaaaaaaaatcatgtacttttttatttaaatctttgtaatttttttttaatggaatggattatttttcccgtatatgtgtcgtaaatttaattccgtattttaatcgtaattttaattccgtaaatgtagtataatttgaattatttttattgcggctggcctatggctggtctaaatctgatgtggcaggtggtttttttagtgttgctgacgtggcaggggagagaattgctggcctatggctggcctaaacaccattgcggatgctctaaaagaACGGTTGGGAAATTAGACACCCAATCAAAAACCAtgggaaaagaaaatttgcaaGTTGCAGAAGTACTATATAGAGACCTACAAGAATGTATAAACTCTAACAGTTGGGATCGCTCACCAAATAAAACCCCATCCCCCGTTTACTAAAGAGCACTCAATAGTATTGGATACAATGTCCAAATATCATCTTATATGAAACGGTGTCAGTgatccaaaataattttcttgCAATTGGATCCagattttcttcttcttttgggCTACTgtaatcatatttaatatGATGTTTCTTCTCTATTGTTTAAACGTGACaagcaaaatgaaaataattgaaatgtgTGGTTTGGATGTTTGAATAATTCGATTCATGCTCCAATAATCCAATTTAGTTAATAAAAGATGCATGGACACCGCTACAAAGTACTCCAATCAACAACTAATTTTGGTGATTAGTGATTTAATAAGCGAAAGATCCAATTTAGCAGAAATTCATCACGACCAAATTGCATTTCCCAATCAATACAATCACAAATTGAAGACCCAATTTAGCAAAAAACAAGCACAGCCAAATTGCATTCCCAATCAATACAATATTACAatcacattcttcttcttcttttctcttaatttttttaaacaacaATTCCTCTCTGCAAATAAATAGAGAGTGGCATTCCCAACTTGAAATAAACAAATCGAGTCAAAAAAGGTTACATAGGAAAGCTAAAAAAATCTCCTTGAAACAAAAGCTCAAGTCAGTCATCACGTGACCAAGTAAATTGGCATCTCCGCCACAGAAATCCGGTGGGATTCCGCCGCATTCAGCTCCCGGAGACTGAAATACGGGACACCCGCGGCCTCACCGTGCCTCCTGTAAGGTGTGGAGGCGCCGCTCCTGCTCTCGGTGATGTAAATTGGGCTCGATATGCGGTGGATTGAGCAGCGGCCGTCGGCGACCGGAGGCGCCACTTTGGGAGGCTTGAAGAAGTGAAGGGCGTTGCGCCACCACCGCTTCTTGGtcttcttgattttcttgGAGGATTCGTCTTTGGAGATGGGCTTCTGCAGCTTGAAATGGAGGTCTATGGATCTCTCCCTCTTCTGCTTTCGAGCTTCTTCCAAAACCTGCAATAAAATTCAACCCCCACATTGTCATTTCGAtgcaagatttgatttttttttaaattttttttataagagagagaaagagaaccTGAAAGTAGTCGAGTTGAGGTTCAAAGCCGTAGTCGGTAAAGTGTTGAGGTTGAGGAATGGGGAAAATGGGGGAAGTGTTGGGCACTGATTTTGTTGTGAAAATCTCCATTTTGGAACAGAGAGATGAGGAGAGAGAGTGTGGGAATGGCCGTTGGAGGAGCGGGCGCCctactaaatatatatacaattgtttaattaatatcaCATGCAATTCttcaaaacaattaaaattgcaaACGCATGTGATACACTATAATTACGTTTAATATATActgaatttattataaatacagCTATACACTAATTGATTGCATTTAGGTATACGATGCATTCAATTTAATcgaattaattactattaaataatagtactactacatattATAGAGATTAGTAACGTCCAattgtaattataaatatgaaataactTAACTTTTATTGAGAATCactaaattattactccatatatataccATTGAGTTGTAACTAGCCTATATGTTACCATACGATTTTGTGTACTGCCGACATTTAATCTTTGGAGTCATAATTGAtcatttaatagtaataaaaaaaaagtcatgaatttgaagtttatcAACATCttccaaatcaaaattgaataaattgaatttatagatgattatatcataatattatcaaCTAATTAATAGGAGACGTTcgtattataaaaaataattaaggtaTTTGTACTATTTGACCATTAAAAGGTTGGAcctaattatcattttaagtacatctttttataattttaccttatagtagtaatacttataattttcaatgttgcacaattttagtaaataaaatctgTATCATTCTCAATGTTACACAATGGAGAGTATGTTTTGAGTGCTAAATGATCCTTCAAAGAGCATTAATGGTAATTTCTTACTGCTGTGTCGAAGCATACATATTCCAACAGCATTGGCTCTATTACAGGAACactgataaaataatagtaaaaagaaagaagtagtagtagtatttactAGCATGAGTGTATAATACTCATTCATAGTCAATAGACTCATTACATAGCTTGTGGAAAAGTACTGCATACATCACGTGACCAAGTGAGGATGAATGATTCTGTTCTAAACTtctactccccccgtcccgctttagcagtcccattgacttttctgcactcattttataaaaatgataataaataattaaagtggagaaataataaagtaaaaaagagaataacaTAGAgaaagtcttatctacattattctcttttttactttattgttTCTCCAcgttaactatttattatcatttttataaaacgagtgcaaaaaagtcaatgggactgctaaagcgggacggagggagtaatatactagtattgaAAGAgcaattaatagtagtaagtCACAAAATTGAAGTAATACTATGTACTAAGTGAAGGATGTATGTCTTATCAAAGTCTTTGTCTCGAAATGAAAGtgataatatgataatatcaATAATCCACCTTCATGACATGTCCATAGTGCATTCATTCGTctctttcttttataaatagaatgggggaaaaaaaaaacttcatgAAATTTTTGGCCAAATTCTTTAACTTGGAGATGAAAATTTGGTTGGGACTAGTGCATAGTCATACCACCAATAGATTCTGCGGATAATTAATTCGACAAGTGTGGGTCGACCAAAAGGAGATTAATTGCTTTGACCAAACTAATGAAATTAGtgttttgatataaaaaattaaagccCAATAGATTATGAGATGGAATGATATGTTTTATTATGAGATAAAAGAAGGGGAAATTAAAGGATGAGAGGAGTGGTTGTATGTAGCACATTAAAAGGTCTGATTCAGCTAATGAGAAATAGGCGGTAAAATGGCAGACAAAATTATAGTAGGGACAAATTTATTATCTTCATATATAAACATAGATAGATAAATCTTCAGGCATTCACTTCCACTTTGacaatttcttctttcttgaCAACAACACTGGCCTTAGGCATTGCTGCTATGACTGCCTTTTCTCCTTGACTAACTATTTCTTCCTTCTTCACCGTGTTGACAACATGCGTATGAGAAGGCACCCTCCTTATCGGACTTGAGCACGAGAATACATTGTCGACACCCAAACAACCACTGCAGCAATTCCTCGTATCCATCTCCTTTGTATTTAGTCGTTCCTCTCTTGAAATTAAGCCccaaatatatgaatttgatatttgattgtTTGACAGTAGGCCAACAGTTATGGGCTACAAACTGAAACTAACAGCCCATAGTCCGGGCTGGCCCATGCATCCCAATACTGAGCCAATTGGTTAAAAAAGTGACCTGAACCACATCTACCAAAGCCAACTCTGTTGAGAAGCCCACTTATCTACTTATTCTGGCCCATACTACTACTTGAATTGAATACGACAATACTCCATATCATATCAAGATCAAAACATACACGCACACCCACAGTATTTGAATGTAAAAcgtaaaaaactaaaaacaatcaTCATGTCAAAAAAGTCATTagtggagtaattttttaaagtgcGTAATTTTGCTCAAAATACAGAAATCTTGCTCAAAATTAGGGATTTATGGCGACACCCGACTTACCCCAAGAAATCTGGAAAATGCAGATGCTTAGCGAAAACATGGCAAATTCTGCTCTCCTCCCCTCAGTTCATCAAATCTCACCTCATCCGCAGCCCCCCTCAAGAAAATCTCATTCTCATAGCCCCCTCCGGCTCAGTCcactccgccgccgccgttgaCGGCGCTGTCTCAAGCAAGCTCCAATCGCCGCAAAACATCACAGAGTTTGCCGGATCTTGTGATGGATTAGTATTGCTGGTTGACGACGAAGATCGGAAGCTTCTAGTTAATCCCATCACTCTGCAGCTGATCGAAATAACCGATTCACCGCTTGCTTTGACCAAAGGTGAGAGCTTTAGCATGTATG is drawn from Salvia hispanica cultivar TCC Black 2014 chromosome 6, UniMelb_Shisp_WGS_1.0, whole genome shotgun sequence and contains these coding sequences:
- the LOC125196958 gene encoding uncharacterized protein LOC125196958 produces the protein MEIFTTKSVPNTSPIFPIPQPQHFTDYGFEPQLDYFQVLEEARKQKRERSIDLHFKLQKPISKDESSKKIKKTKKRWWRNALHFFKPPKVAPPVADGRCSIHRISSPIYITESRSGASTPYRRHGEAAGVPYFSLRELNAAESHRISVAEMPIYLVT